The Lichenihabitans psoromatis genome contains a region encoding:
- a CDS encoding nicotinate-nucleotide adenylyltransferase, with product MLPLTGRGMRIGLFGGSFNPPHEGHRLASLAAMKRLGLHRVWWIVTPGNPLKVAEGLPSLERRIAAAKIVAHHPRIDVTGFEAAIGTRYSVQTVDYLKRRCPGTSFVWIMGADILPELHRWKHWREFVASVPLAIVDRPGSTFNAKRGRAATVMAKGRLRENEAPSLSGKRPPASVFIHGPRSMASSTRLRANGQRVPD from the coding sequence GTGCTTCCCCTGACCGGGCGCGGGATGCGGATCGGCTTGTTCGGTGGATCGTTCAATCCGCCGCATGAGGGTCATCGCCTGGCGAGCCTCGCGGCTATGAAGCGGTTGGGGCTGCATCGGGTCTGGTGGATCGTCACGCCCGGCAATCCACTGAAGGTCGCCGAGGGCTTGCCCAGCCTCGAACGGCGCATCGCCGCCGCCAAGATCGTCGCTCACCACCCACGTATCGACGTCACGGGTTTCGAAGCCGCGATCGGCACGCGTTATTCGGTCCAGACCGTTGATTATCTGAAACGTCGATGTCCTGGGACATCATTCGTGTGGATCATGGGGGCCGATATCCTGCCCGAGCTGCACCGTTGGAAGCATTGGCGGGAGTTTGTCGCAAGCGTTCCGCTCGCGATCGTCGACAGGCCCGGCTCGACATTCAATGCCAAGCGCGGACGCGCCGCGACCGTGATGGCGAAAGGACGACTGCGCGAAAACGAGGCGCCGAGCCTTTCGGGCAAACGCCCACCGGCCTCGGTCTTCATCCATGGACCACGATCGATGGCATCCTCGACCCGGCTTCGCGCCAACGGCCAGCGCGTCCCGGATTAA
- a CDS encoding response regulator, with protein MDATVPADVLGASPADDAAHLLVVDDDRRIRELLSRFLRKEGYRVTLAQDAAEAAMHLKNLAFDLIVLDAMMPGQNGFDFAVQTRRDSQVPILMLTARAEAEDRVRGLEAGADDYLTKPFDHRELLLRVASILRRAAPRVVEDRERDRHIRFGPYSFAIDRGELRQGEEVIRLTDREREMLQMLAGSAGGTVSREDLAGSGVGANERTIDVQVNRLRRKIEVDPANPAHLQTVRGIGYRLFLNP; from the coding sequence ATGGACGCCACCGTGCCGGCCGATGTGCTGGGCGCTTCTCCCGCCGATGATGCCGCACATCTCCTCGTGGTCGACGACGATCGCCGAATCCGGGAGCTACTGTCGCGTTTCCTTCGAAAGGAGGGCTATCGCGTCACGCTCGCGCAGGATGCGGCGGAGGCCGCCATGCATCTGAAGAATCTCGCCTTCGACCTCATCGTGCTCGATGCCATGATGCCGGGGCAGAACGGTTTCGATTTTGCGGTCCAGACCCGACGGGATTCGCAGGTCCCGATCCTGATGCTGACGGCTCGCGCCGAGGCGGAAGATCGGGTGCGCGGCCTCGAGGCAGGCGCCGACGATTACCTGACCAAGCCGTTCGATCATCGGGAGTTGCTGCTTCGGGTCGCCTCGATCCTGCGCCGCGCCGCGCCGCGCGTTGTCGAAGATCGCGAGCGGGACCGCCATATCCGCTTCGGCCCGTATAGTTTTGCGATCGATCGGGGAGAATTACGCCAGGGCGAGGAGGTGATCCGCCTGACCGACCGGGAGCGTGAAATGCTTCAGATGCTGGCCGGCAGTGCCGGCGGCACAGTCTCGCGGGAAGATCTCGCCGGATCCGGGGTCGGTGCGAACGAGCGGACCATCGACGTCCAGGTGAACCGGCTCCGGCGGAAGATCGAAGTCGACCCGGCGAATCCGGCCCATCTCCAAACCGTGCGAGGAATCGGCTATCGGCTTTTCCTCAACCCATAA
- a CDS encoding bile acid:sodium symporter family protein has translation MTFRSLVTRVTPDPYIAAIVGMVVLATILPAQGVMAPVMTRVTSFAIALLFFIYGARLSREAVVAGLTHWRLQLTVFLSTFLLFPVLGLGMSALMRPIIGAPLALGILFLSTLPSTVQSSIAFTSIGRGNVAAALCSASVSNLVGVVVTPLLVGLLLGTQGGFSADAIGDIALQLFLPFLLGQLLRTWIGPWILRHKSLTSYVDRGSILLVVYTAFSEGVVGGLWHQIDVQDLVILLIANLVLLVLVLVATTVASRALGFSKADEIAIVFCGSKKSLASGLPMANILFASQPHLVGLYVLPLMLFHQVQLMACAALAKRYAARAETDDAGQASAQAAPL, from the coding sequence ATGACATTTCGATCCTTGGTCACTCGCGTCACGCCCGACCCCTATATCGCCGCGATCGTCGGCATGGTGGTCTTGGCCACCATTCTCCCGGCCCAAGGCGTCATGGCGCCGGTCATGACCCGAGTCACGAGCTTCGCGATCGCGCTGTTGTTCTTCATTTACGGGGCGCGACTGTCGCGCGAGGCCGTCGTCGCGGGCCTGACGCATTGGCGGCTGCAACTCACGGTCTTTCTCAGCACGTTCCTGCTTTTCCCGGTGCTCGGGCTCGGCATGAGCGCGCTGATGCGGCCGATCATCGGCGCGCCTCTGGCGCTCGGTATCCTGTTTTTGTCGACTCTCCCGTCGACCGTTCAATCCTCGATCGCCTTCACGTCGATCGGTCGCGGCAACGTCGCGGCGGCGCTGTGTAGCGCCTCGGTGTCGAACCTGGTCGGCGTCGTCGTCACGCCTTTGCTGGTTGGCCTGCTTCTCGGCACGCAGGGCGGCTTTTCGGCGGATGCGATCGGCGATATCGCGTTGCAATTGTTCCTGCCGTTTTTGCTCGGGCAATTGCTGCGGACCTGGATCGGGCCGTGGATCCTCCGCCACAAGAGCCTGACCAGCTATGTCGATCGCGGCTCGATCCTTCTCGTCGTCTATACGGCGTTCAGTGAAGGCGTCGTGGGCGGGTTGTGGCATCAGATCGACGTGCAGGATCTCGTCATTCTCCTGATCGCCAACCTTGTGCTGCTGGTCCTCGTGCTGGTCGCCACCACAGTGGCGAGCCGCGCGCTCGGCTTCTCGAAAGCCGATGAGATCGCCATCGTGTTCTGCGGCTCGAAGAAGAGCCTCGCGAGCGGCTTGCCGATGGCCAACATTCTCTTCGCCAGCCAGCCGCATCTGGTCGGGCTCTATGTGCTGCCGCTCATGCTGTTCCATCAGGTGCAGTTGATGGCCTGCGCGGCTCTGGCCAAGCGCTACGCCGCACGGGCGGAAACCGACGATGCCGGCCAAGCGAGCGCGCAAGCCGCTCCGCTTTAA
- a CDS encoding MarR family winged helix-turn-helix transcriptional regulator — protein MDSATALVSSEPLDPTLGARAPSPMFDLIELLFFAYRDFVGDADRLLETYGFGRAHHRVLHFVYRQPGLTVAELLDILKITKQSLNRVMKDLLDVGFIEVRSGASDRRHRLLFASVAGGQLALELACLQSERFRSTLKTLAPSSHEAATDFLLGVVDPTERSKVTRLVWGAPAAQRARAAE, from the coding sequence ATGGATTCAGCGACCGCCCTGGTCTCAAGTGAGCCTCTGGATCCGACCCTTGGCGCTCGGGCTCCGTCGCCCATGTTCGACCTGATCGAGCTGTTGTTCTTCGCCTATCGCGATTTCGTCGGTGATGCCGACCGGCTACTCGAGACTTACGGGTTCGGCCGCGCGCATCACCGTGTGTTGCATTTCGTCTACCGGCAGCCGGGCCTGACGGTCGCCGAGCTCCTCGACATCCTGAAGATCACGAAGCAGAGCCTCAACCGCGTGATGAAGGATTTGCTGGACGTCGGTTTCATCGAGGTCCGGTCAGGCGCCAGCGATCGGCGCCACCGACTGCTTTTCGCGTCGGTTGCGGGTGGCCAACTCGCGCTCGAGCTCGCCTGTCTTCAGTCCGAACGCTTCCGGTCGACGCTGAAAACGTTAGCGCCGTCCTCTCACGAGGCCGCGACCGATTTTCTGCTTGGCGTGGTTGATCCGACGGAGCGAAGCAAGGTTACGCGGCTGGTCTGGGGTGCGCCAGCGGCGCAGCGGGCGAGGGCTGCAGAGTGA
- a CDS encoding pyridoxal phosphate-dependent aminotransferase, whose amino-acid sequence MAFIADTLSRVKPSATISVTQKARDLKAQGRNIISLSVGEPDFDTPDNIKQAAIEAIQRGETKYPPVSGIVPLREAIAAKFKRENGLDYKPTQTIVCTGGKQVLFNAFLATLNPGDEVVIPAPYWVSYPDMVLLTGGTPVVVQTTMAHGFKLQAEDLERAITPRTKWVLLNSPSNPSGAAYTEAELKAVTDVLMRYPDVWVLTDDMYEHLVYGDFIFTTPAQIEPNLMDRTLTMNGVSKSYAMTGWRIGYAAGPEKLIKAMDMVQGQQTSGACTISQWASVEALNGPQHFIAERRNAFEVRRDLVVSMLNQAKDLVCPSPEGAFYVYPSCAGTIGKTAPSGKRIENDEDFVSELLEAEGVAAVHGAAFGSGPNFRISYATSNALLEEACSKIQRFTASLR is encoded by the coding sequence ATGGCCTTCATCGCCGACACCCTGTCCCGCGTCAAACCATCCGCCACCATTTCGGTGACGCAGAAGGCGCGCGACCTGAAAGCGCAGGGGCGTAATATCATCAGCCTGTCGGTCGGCGAGCCGGATTTCGATACGCCGGACAACATCAAGCAGGCTGCGATCGAGGCGATCCAGCGGGGCGAGACGAAATATCCGCCGGTCTCCGGCATCGTGCCGCTGCGCGAGGCGATTGCGGCCAAGTTCAAGCGCGAGAACGGCCTCGACTACAAGCCGACGCAGACCATCGTCTGCACCGGCGGTAAGCAGGTGCTGTTCAATGCCTTCCTGGCCACCCTGAACCCGGGCGACGAAGTCGTGATCCCGGCGCCATATTGGGTCAGCTATCCCGACATGGTGTTGCTGACGGGCGGCACGCCGGTCGTGGTGCAAACCACCATGGCCCATGGCTTCAAGCTGCAGGCCGAGGATCTCGAACGCGCCATCACGCCGCGCACCAAATGGGTGCTGCTGAACTCGCCGTCGAACCCGTCCGGCGCGGCCTATACGGAGGCCGAACTCAAGGCCGTCACCGACGTGTTGATGCGTTACCCCGATGTCTGGGTCTTGACCGACGACATGTACGAGCACCTCGTCTACGGCGATTTCATCTTCACGACGCCCGCCCAGATCGAACCGAACCTGATGGACCGCACGCTCACGATGAACGGCGTGTCGAAATCCTATGCGATGACGGGCTGGCGTATCGGCTACGCGGCCGGTCCGGAGAAGCTCATCAAGGCGATGGACATGGTCCAGGGTCAGCAGACGTCGGGCGCCTGCACGATTTCTCAGTGGGCTTCGGTCGAGGCGCTGAACGGCCCGCAGCATTTCATTGCGGAGCGTCGCAATGCATTCGAGGTAAGGCGCGATCTCGTCGTGTCGATGCTCAACCAGGCGAAGGACCTCGTCTGTCCCTCGCCCGAAGGGGCGTTCTACGTCTACCCGTCTTGCGCTGGCACGATCGGCAAAACGGCCCCCTCCGGCAAGCGCATCGAGAATGATGAGGATTTCGTGTCGGAACTCCTCGAGGCCGAGGGGGTCGCGGCGGTGCATGGCGCCGCTTTCGGATCAGGCCCCAACTTCCGCATCTCCTACGCCACCTCCAACGCATTGTTGGAAGAGGCTTGTTCGAAGATCCAACGGTTCACCGCCTCGCTGCGCTGA
- a CDS encoding branched-chain amino acid aminotransferase, whose protein sequence is MSVLPFDQRDGVIWMDGKIVPWADAKLHVLSHGLHYGGAVFEGERAYNGVIFKSRQHSERFRQSADLLGFDIPFSVDEIESAKAEVIRRNGVADVYVRPVAWRGSEMMAVAAQNATIHVAIATWEWPSMFDVEQKMQGIRLDMADYRRPDPMTVPAHSKAAGLYMICTISKHRAERKGYADALMLDWQGRVAECTGANVFFAKDGALHTPIADCFLNGITRQTVIELAEQHGIAVSERRIMPEELPDFDECFICGTGAEVTPVSEIGPYRFTPGDVSRTLLEAYSAEVRRPR, encoded by the coding sequence ATGTCCGTCCTTCCTTTCGACCAACGCGATGGGGTCATCTGGATGGACGGGAAGATTGTACCCTGGGCCGATGCCAAGCTGCACGTGCTGAGCCACGGATTGCACTATGGCGGTGCGGTGTTCGAAGGCGAACGCGCTTATAATGGGGTGATCTTCAAAAGCCGCCAGCACAGCGAGCGGTTTAGGCAGTCCGCGGATTTGCTCGGCTTCGACATTCCGTTTTCGGTCGATGAGATCGAATCCGCGAAGGCCGAGGTGATCCGTCGGAACGGCGTCGCCGATGTCTATGTCCGCCCCGTCGCTTGGCGCGGAAGCGAGATGATGGCCGTGGCGGCCCAGAATGCGACCATCCATGTCGCGATCGCCACGTGGGAATGGCCGAGCATGTTCGATGTCGAGCAAAAGATGCAGGGCATCCGGCTCGACATGGCAGATTATCGTCGTCCCGATCCGATGACCGTTCCGGCTCATTCGAAGGCCGCGGGTCTTTACATGATCTGCACGATTTCGAAGCACCGAGCGGAGCGGAAGGGCTATGCCGACGCGCTCATGTTGGATTGGCAGGGGCGCGTGGCCGAATGCACCGGCGCCAACGTGTTCTTTGCAAAAGACGGCGCATTGCACACACCGATCGCCGACTGCTTCCTCAACGGCATCACGCGCCAGACCGTGATCGAATTGGCGGAGCAGCACGGCATTGCGGTGTCGGAGCGGCGCATCATGCCCGAGGAATTGCCCGACTTCGACGAATGTTTCATCTGCGGCACGGGCGCCGAGGTGACACCCGTGTCCGAGATCGGCCCCTATCGATTCACGCCTGGGGACGTCTCACGCACCCTGCTTGAAGCCTATTCGGCGGAAGTCCGTCGTCCCCGTTAA
- a CDS encoding glutamate-5-semialdehyde dehydrogenase: MEPFTVIEGGGASLSATTTIMRDLGAAARLAQRALALATAEQKSKALFAAAAAIRANEPVILLANARDMTDAERRGLTSASLDRLKLDGKRIEAMAQALADIAALPDPVGRILARFDRPNGLVIERVATPLGVIGVIYESRPNVTADAGALCLKSGNAAILRGGSESFQSSQAIHACLVEGLRAAGLPEAAISLVPTRDRDAVGAMLSGLDGSIDVIVPRGGRTLVERVEREARVPVFAHLEGLVHVYIDKAADLERAKAIVLNSKMRRTGVCGAAETLLVDRAVAATHLKPLLDMLIDAGCAIRGDSETCAIDPRVTPATEQDWRTEYQDAIIACRLVDGLEAAIDHIETYGSHHTDCIVTEDQGAADTFLARVDSAIVVHNASTQFADGGEFGFGGEIGISTGRMHARGPVGVEQLTSFNYRIRGSGQTRP, from the coding sequence ATGGAGCCCTTTACGGTCATCGAAGGCGGCGGCGCCTCCTTGAGCGCGACCACCACGATCATGCGTGATCTCGGAGCGGCGGCTCGCCTCGCCCAGCGCGCCCTTGCGCTTGCGACGGCAGAGCAAAAATCCAAGGCGCTGTTTGCCGCTGCCGCCGCAATACGCGCCAACGAGCCGGTCATTTTGTTGGCCAATGCACGCGACATGACGGATGCCGAGCGGCGTGGCCTGACCTCCGCCTCGCTTGATCGCTTGAAGCTCGACGGCAAGCGGATCGAGGCCATGGCCCAAGCGCTCGCGGACATCGCGGCCCTTCCCGACCCTGTGGGCCGCATCCTCGCACGGTTCGACCGTCCAAACGGTCTCGTGATCGAGCGCGTCGCAACGCCGCTCGGCGTCATCGGCGTCATCTACGAGAGCCGCCCCAACGTCACGGCGGATGCGGGAGCGCTCTGTCTGAAATCCGGCAATGCAGCCATCTTGCGCGGGGGGTCGGAAAGTTTTCAGTCGAGCCAGGCCATTCACGCCTGTCTCGTCGAGGGGTTGCGCGCCGCAGGTCTTCCGGAGGCAGCCATTAGTCTCGTGCCGACACGGGACCGGGATGCCGTCGGGGCGATGTTGTCGGGGCTCGATGGATCGATCGACGTGATCGTGCCACGTGGCGGTCGGACGCTGGTCGAACGGGTCGAGCGCGAAGCGCGCGTGCCTGTCTTCGCCCACCTCGAAGGTCTCGTGCACGTTTATATCGACAAAGCCGCCGACCTCGAACGCGCCAAGGCGATCGTGCTCAACTCCAAAATGCGGCGGACCGGGGTTTGCGGCGCGGCCGAAACCTTGTTGGTCGATCGCGCCGTTGCTGCGACGCATCTCAAGCCATTGCTCGACATGCTGATCGACGCGGGCTGCGCCATCCGCGGCGATAGCGAGACCTGCGCGATCGATCCGCGCGTCACGCCCGCCACCGAGCAGGATTGGCGGACCGAATATCAGGATGCGATCATCGCCTGCCGCCTGGTCGACGGGCTAGAGGCGGCGATTGACCATATCGAGACCTATGGCTCCCATCACACCGATTGTATCGTCACCGAGGACCAGGGCGCGGCCGATACGTTTCTGGCGCGGGTCGATTCCGCCATCGTGGTCCATAATGCGTCGACCCAATTCGCCGACGGTGGCGAGTTCGGATTTGGCGGCGAGATCGGGATCTCGACGGGCCGCATGCATGCGAGGGGACCGGTCGGCGTCGAACAATTGACGTCGTTCAACTATCGCATTCGCGGGAGCGGACAAACGCGCCCGTGA
- a CDS encoding ATP-binding protein, with translation MKFPPSLPAPRTWWHRSARLVADILPKRLYSRSLLIVIVPMVILQCVIAYFFMERHWQSVTFRLSTALTQDIAALIDLYRTTPLDHGTANLERIAFERLALDVDFLPKQSLPTALPKPFFSLLDHSLSNEIRKQIGLPFWIDTVGRSSMVEIRIQLGDAVLRVLARRSAAYASNAHIFILWMLGTSSVLLAVAIAFLRNQIRPIVRLALAAENLGKGRLIDYRPSGALEVRRAGYAFIEMRRRIERTLEQRTTMLNGVSHDLRTILTRFKLSLALMEEGPDSEALQKDIDEMGRMLEAYLAFARGDAGEVSAAVDIGALLEELKSEAERQGRPTKIEVNGETTMIVRPHAFKRCLANLVGNALRYGTQIQIEALRDQRFLTVHVDDDGPGIAPDKREEVFRPFHRLDEARNQDHGGTGLGLAIARDIARSHGGEVLLGESPLGGLRATVRVPV, from the coding sequence ATCAAGTTCCCGCCCTCGCTCCCGGCTCCGCGGACGTGGTGGCACAGGAGCGCGAGGCTGGTGGCCGACATCCTGCCGAAGCGGCTTTATTCGCGTTCGCTGCTGATCGTCATCGTGCCGATGGTGATCTTGCAATGCGTGATCGCCTATTTCTTCATGGAGCGGCACTGGCAGTCGGTGACGTTCCGGTTATCGACCGCTCTGACGCAGGATATCGCGGCGCTGATCGATCTCTATCGAACCACTCCGCTCGATCATGGCACTGCAAATCTCGAGAGGATCGCCTTCGAGCGCCTCGCGCTCGATGTGGACTTTCTGCCGAAACAGTCGCTTCCGACCGCGCTGCCGAAGCCATTTTTCTCCTTGCTGGACCATTCGCTGTCGAACGAGATCCGCAAGCAGATTGGCCTGCCGTTCTGGATCGATACGGTCGGCCGATCCAGTATGGTGGAGATCCGCATCCAACTCGGCGATGCCGTGTTGAGGGTTTTGGCGCGCCGCAGTGCCGCCTATGCGTCGAATGCCCATATCTTCATCTTGTGGATGCTCGGAACGTCATCCGTGCTTCTGGCGGTCGCGATCGCATTTCTGCGTAATCAGATCAGGCCGATCGTCCGCCTGGCGCTAGCGGCCGAGAACCTCGGCAAGGGCCGCCTGATCGACTATCGGCCGAGCGGCGCACTCGAAGTGCGGCGCGCGGGTTACGCCTTCATCGAGATGCGCCGCCGCATCGAGCGAACGCTGGAGCAGCGGACCACGATGTTGAACGGGGTCAGCCACGACCTCCGCACTATTCTGACTCGATTTAAATTGTCCTTGGCGCTGATGGAAGAAGGGCCCGACAGCGAGGCCTTGCAAAAGGACATCGACGAGATGGGCCGCATGTTGGAAGCCTATTTGGCTTTCGCGCGGGGCGATGCAGGCGAAGTCTCGGCGGCGGTCGATATCGGCGCGCTCCTCGAGGAGTTGAAGTCCGAGGCGGAACGCCAAGGGCGACCCACCAAGATCGAGGTCAATGGCGAAACCACGATGATCGTTCGGCCGCATGCCTTCAAGCGCTGCCTCGCCAATCTGGTCGGCAATGCCTTGCGCTACGGCACACAGATCCAGATCGAGGCCTTGCGTGATCAGCGCTTTCTGACCGTGCATGTCGACGATGATGGGCCGGGCATCGCGCCCGACAAGCGCGAGGAGGTGTTCCGGCCGTTCCACCGGCTCGACGAAGCCCGTAACCAGGATCACGGCGGCACCGGTCTTGGTCTCGCCATCGCGCGCGATATCGCGCGCTCCCACGGCGGCGAGGTGTTGCTCGGCGAAAGCCCGCTGGGCGGGCTGCGCGCTACGGTGCGTGTGCCGGTCTGA